The Eleginops maclovinus isolate JMC-PN-2008 ecotype Puerto Natales chromosome 3, JC_Emac_rtc_rv5, whole genome shotgun sequence genome includes a region encoding these proteins:
- the LOC134862131 gene encoding cortexin-3 — MDVPRMAEGLFSSTLSSSGGGHHVSSYLTLEQKAAFVFVLLLFIFLALLIVRCFRILLDPYRSMPSSNWTDHTEKDTFDYRIV, encoded by the coding sequence ATGGATGTGCCCCGGATGGCTGAAGGCCTCTTCAGCAGCACGCTGTCCTCGTCAGGCGGCGGACATCACGTGTCCTCTTACCTGACGTTGGAGCAGAAGGCGGCCTTCGTCTTCGTGCTGCTGCTCTTCATCTTCCTGGCGCTGCTCATCGTGCGCTGCTTCCGCATCCTGCTGGACCCGTACCGCAGCATGCCCTCATCCAACTGGACTGACCACACCGAGAAGGACACGTTCGATTACCGCATCGTCTAA
- the LOC134862033 gene encoding GA-binding protein subunit beta-1-like has translation MSLVCLGQQLLEAVKGGQDDDVKALMANGAPFTTDWLGASPLHLAAKYGHHSTAEVLLRAGVSRDARTKVDKTPLHIAASEGHFNIVDLLVQHGAEVDARDMLKMTALHWAAQHGHREVAELLLRYGADVHCLSKFDKTPFDIAMDTSNTELMILLQDGMQNQVSVDQEPHYIIRSGGLVSLSELVSSTKTSAGKSEDVMAAESVETTLQHVVGDGGQRVITIVTDQHGNLQPASLGQQFIFTLQGQQMVALPASSMAEEVVVEEPQVATPTHKRKTDPTANHSILKSKKVKETREQLERQLQEANLKAQGYQQQLLQKEQEAEQYRLRLEQAIATSNSINNSITKTTVTPTSTVKQEEEEEEEEEEVMLEEQLETTVEAKEERKQEEEVVCEAAGEALPVTESELDVEIETHESSPGQRGRGRGRGRGRGRGGRRH, from the exons ATGTCGCTGGTGTGTCTCGggcagcagctgctggaggcGGTGAAAGGAGGACAGGATGATGATGTGAAAGCTCTGATGGCCAATGGAGCTCCATTCACCACAGACTGG CTGGGAGCGTCCCCTCTGCATCTGGCGGCTAAGTACGGTCATCACTCCACCGCCGAGGTGCTGCTGCGGGCCGGGGTCAGCAGGGACGCCCGGACCAAGGTGGACAAGACCCCCCTGCACATAGCTGCCTCCGAGGGTCACTTCAACATAGTGGACCTGTTGGtgcag CACGGTGCAGAAGTGGACGCCAGAGACATGCTGAAGATGACTGCGCTGCACTGGGCGGCTCAGCACGGCCACAGGGAGGTGGCCGAGCTCCTGCTGAGGTACGGCGCCGACGTCCACTGCCTCAGCAAGTTCGACAAGACGCCCTTCGACATCGCCATGGATACCAGCAACACTGAGCTGATGATACTGCTACAG gacGGCATGCAGAACCAGGTGAGCGTGGACCAGGAGCCTCACTACATCATCCGTTCCGGCGGGCTGGTGAGCCTCTCGGAGCTCGTCTCCTCCACCAAGACCTCCGCAG GCAAGTCTGAGGACGTCATGGCGGCCGAGTCGGTGGAAACAACCCTTCAGCATGTGGTGGGCGACGGCGGGCAGAGGGTCATCACCATAGTGACAGACCAACACGGCAACCTGCAGCCCGCGTCCCTGGGCCAGCAGTTCATCTTCACGCTGCAGGGCCAGCAGA TGGTGGCATTGCCCGCCAGCTCTATGgcagaggaggtggtggtggaggagccTCAGGTGGCCACGCCCACACACAAGAGGAAGACAGACcccacagccaatcacagcatcTTAAAATCCAAG AAAGTGAAGGAGACTCGTGAGCAGCTGGAGCGGCAGCTGCAGGAAGCCAATCTGAAAGCTCAGGGgtaccagcagcagctcctgcagaagGAGCAGGAGGCCGAGCAGTACCGCCTCAGACTGGAGCAGGCCATCGCCACCAGCAACAGCATCAACAACAGCATTACCAAAACGACTGTTACCCCAACCTCTACagtgaagcaggaggaggaggaagaggaggaggaggaagaggtgatgctggaggagcagctggagaCCACAGTGGAAGctaaagaggagaggaagcaggaggaagaggtcGTCTGTGAAGCAGCCGGAGAGGCACTTCCTGTGACTGAGTCTGAGCTGGACGTGGAGATCGAAACACACGAATCCTCCCCCGGGCAGCGAGGCcgagggagaggcagagggagagggagagggagaggaggacgCAGACACTAG